TAGACAAGAAACACAAAATTGAGTGGCACAAAGGATTTGTACCATTTGTTGGTAGAATACTAAGAATTGAACGAGTAGCTGAGAAGATTCTTGTTGAGGTGAGATGTACTATTCTTATGTGCTTCATATTGCATTAATTCTGTAAGTAATTCTATATCTTAATTTGCTCACTGTTTCTTGTGGTCAATGAGGTCGAACCTGGCCTGTTAGAAGACTAAAACATATTTCAGCGTCGATTGAATTCTTGATGCCttacaattttgatattaCATACTTCATTCCGGAAAATTATTGAATGGGAAAGAAACTACGTTTCATTCATAATGTCGTTGTATGTTATTGGTTCACCATGTACGCCTTTCCttttttgagtttgaattcttttctagcatcTCCTGAATTTATACTTGTGTTGTTTATTTGATGAACTCCTTTATCCATTACTTGTGGATCCAGGGGCTTTACACTTCCCTTTTTTTGTTCCCTGAAATCCTGATAGGGCAGTGCAGATGGAAGGACATGGACATTGGACTCATTCACAGAAGTATTTGTGGATAGTTTGAAGTCATatccttttgattttttggtgAAGTGTGCTTAAACAGATTTTGGTTCAAAGTTTATGTAGAAAAAATTCCAGGTTTGTGTTGATTTCCTTATCAATCATTACATATGCTGATCAAATTGTTGGCTTTAAAAGTATAGCTGCATACCGCAGTGGACTTGAAATTAATACAAATGTCTCAAGAAAGGATGCACAGGAGGGTCTAAACGATGTTTTACAAGGTATCTTCTACATAAATGGATTTGCGATATCCCGGAAATTGCTCATTTTTATGATAGTTTGTTTTTCCAGCTGGAAGGCCTGTCCGCATcacaaataaaaacttaattgatCACATATTTGTCCATGCATTGGAGGTTGCCCAATCTTTTGACTTGCCGATGCAGATACACACAGGGTAATGGGGTAGTTTCTTTCTTAAATCTAAGTTCAGTTGTTTCAGCTCTTACACTGTATAGTTGCTTCACATGAACGGGGATATCGGCTTGGAACTCTTTACCTTTTTTGTGTTAGCTAATTCAAGATTCCAATTTTTCTGTTCTTTGGTTTGTGATATTGCTATTCTATTATGACAATGAACATTCAATAATGTTTTCCAATAATACGTGTTAGCTAGTAAGAACAGGTTATTAATTGTTGTGTTGCTCTCTGTAGTTTCGGGGACAAAGATCTGGATTTAAGGCTTTCTAATCCCCTTCATCTACGTAATCTCCTCGAGGACAGTAGATTCAGCAAGTGTCGAATTGTTCTGTTACACGCATCATACCCATTTTCCAAAGAAGCTTCATATTTGTCCTCTGTGTATCCTCAGGTGACATCTGGAAGTCACTATTGTGTATAATCTAGAAATAAGGTCTAGACATTAGAACCGATGACTTGTCTTGTAATTGAAACCTTCAATTGTAGGTTTATCTGGACTTTGGGCTGGCAGTGCCAAAACTTAGCTTTCATGGGATGCTATCCTCAGTCAAAGAGCTCTTGGAGCTCGCACCAATAAAGAAGGTGAACATCGTGAACTTTAGGATTTGTTCTAAGATCAGAACTTTTAACAGTATCAGATGCACTTAAGGAACTGATATCATCCACTCCATGCTAACCATTGCGTTAGTATAGACCTTCACTTTTCATAAGTTTTTAACACGAAACAATGATATTTCAATTGGCAGGTGATGTTCAGCACTGATGGCTGCGGTTTTCCTGAGAGTTTCTATCTAGGTTGGTTTGACCGATATCTTGCTTTATATGACTTTACTGTTAGCGTTCTTGCTAATTCAGGAACGTGGTTAAATAAACATCAGCTGAATGACGCCGATCTCGGTTTTGCGGTGAAAATAATGACTGTTGTGTTGTTGGATATATCTTGTATGTCAAAATGTTCAGTCATATACAGCATGATTGATTAATATGTTATACCTCATTATCATGTGGAACGAAGAGGAATATTGATGTTTGCATGCTGATTTGAGTCTTGATAATCGTTCTAATGCCTAGAGATAAATTTGAAGTCCTAATGAGGATTAAAAATGGGGGTTATGGTTATTTATTCCCTTGTTCCACTGTTGTTGTAATCATCTTTTTACTagaataaattcataatttatcaaatttttaagtaGCAAAATTCCTAGAATCTGAAATAATGGTATCTCTTTTAAACATGCTCATATGACTCGTTTAGAGTGTTTATGACTATATTCCAGTATTTTAACTTGCTAGTTATACTTGACagttgaaatataaaatcatgacaCCACCCCATTTCTATTTATTGATTCTTTGGTTTGAGCTAGAAGGGGTCCTGAATAAGAGTCGCCCTCTAGAAGCTAAAGGGGGCTATCATGAGCAAATTGTAATTCTTTATGTATCCGATTGTTGAGGCATATCAATGTTTGTCAAGAAAGATATAGGAGACGTTATGTTGTTCTGCAATTGATTTCTCTCTAATGGCAGTCTTGGAGTAACTAGTGACACCATCTGGGGTGTGGAAAACGAGGGGATCCTGTCATTCCTGTCTTCAAGGCATGAATCCTAGAGGTTCCTCAAGACAATTCTTTAAGGTGTTCATGGGGTTTGGGTCACCAGATAACTGAAAACTAATGCTACTAGACGCATCCTGTTACTATAATGCAATTCCAATTTATGtccttgattttaatttataatcaaagATTATCCAGTGCACAAGTTGGATTTCACAAATCTGTATGCCATTCTCTTCATGAGTTGCtttgcatatttttctttgccaAAACTCAAAAGAGATGATAAGTAGACTACTAACCTTAACATGAAACTATCACATGTACACAATGTTATCAATTTTAGAGCACACACTAATTTAAAAGATGCCAGGCTCCCTTGGCCATTTTATTGCATGTTTGCGTCTAAATAAGGTTAGTAAACCTGGATTTAACTGCCTTACAGGTGCCAAGAAAGCACGTGAGATTGTATTTGCTGTTCTGCGTGATGCATGCATTGATGGAGATCTTTCAATCCCTGAAGCTCTTCAAGCTGCTAAAGacatattttctgaaaatgcaAGACAGTTATACAAGATCAAAGCTGTTTCAGAATCTTTTAGTTCAAATAGTATTCCATCCCTCTCCCCCACGAAGCTCGACATAAATGCTTCTCTTCAGGGCATTTCATTTGTTCGCATTATGTGGGTTGATGCTTCTGGCCAGCATAGGTGCCGTGTAAGTCTTTTGTTGTAACTTTCTGACTATGTATGGAAGATTTGTTGCCATAAAGTTATGTCATCATTTTGTCATAGTGGTCCAGTTTCCAGGAACACCTCCTGACATGGAAACTTGAGCAAGGGATTAGATAAGATGTCACAGAATCGTGGTGGTCGATCTGAAAAATACTTGACAAGTATTATTAGATTAGCTTATTTGTTTCCCTCCACATTCAGAATCCTTGACgattcttttgctttttctttcttaaataTGTTTTCTTCAGTTCCAAACACTATTCAGTAGAAAAGCTTAAAAATTGTAGCTTTGGGCTATGCTTAGTTTGCTATCAGTCTCTTCAGTCTTTAATGTGTGAATTTCATCACAGAAGAGTCTGTAAGCGTACTAAAAGAGTCTTATTTCTGGTTGTTGCTAACTGTTTATGGTTCTCCTAGAAAACTGcgcatatatattatgatgtTTCTATTTTATGTATTAGGTGGTTCCACAAAAACGTTTCCATGACCTTGTTGTGAAGAATGGTGTTGGACTGACCTGTGCATCTATGGCGATGTCTTCTCACATGGATGGTCCTGCTGATGGAACTAATCTAAGCGGAGTGGGTGAAATCAGACTCATTCCTGATCTGTCAACTAAAAGTGTCATCCCTTGGTAGGAAATCTGTTGCATATTCTTCTGACCTTTTCATCCTTGGAGTTTTATCATCGGCTCACTAGATTCCTTAATTAAGAGGATAGATGGAAAATAATTCTTATGACAAATGGAAACTAATCtttgtttgaataatatttCCAACAAAGACAATGAAAACTAAAATGAACATATAGAATTTTTAACATTAGTTCAGGATAATAAGAATTTAAAGGAACCAGACCCCGCCCCGCCCTCCTCCCCATACCAACcaaccaaaagaaaagaaaaaaaaaacgaaaagaaTATGAAACAGGGGACTTTGTAAGTACAAAGTGACAATAGCTAAGTGAGCAAGGCAGGTGATGGGGTTAAGAATCAGCTTCTGTTAAAGGAAAAGTGATATACATCTTGATGTTGTGATTTGATTCTTAGATTTCTCAATGTCACAGGGCAAAAGAACAGGAAATGGTTCTGGCTGACATGCACCTTAAACCTGGAATACCATGGGAGTATTGTCCCAGAGAGACACTGCAAAGAGttgcaaaaattttgaaagatgaATTTAACTTGGTAAATCtggtttattttgtttatacttTTAGTCTTTGCATAATCTTACTGGAACCTGTTAGTTGTGCAGGAAATGAATGCAGGCTTCGAGAATGAGTTTTTTCTCTTACGGAGTGTGCTAGTGTATGTGATGGATCATTTGATTTATTCACCATTCTAAATCACCCATTtgtaatatacttttaattgaCTCTTGCAGGGATGGGAAAGAAAATTGGGTACCATTTGATGCAACTCCGTACTGCTCCACATCAGCATTTGATGCGGCTTTTCCTATGCTTAATGAAGTTGTGGCTTCTCTTCAGTCCTTGAATATTGAAGTGGAACAGGTATACAGGGATTCTTGTGCTGCCCTTTTCTCCATAGCAACTCTGGAGATTTTTGTGATTGGAGACATTGTGTATTTCAACTATCGGCAACCGATATACTTAGTGAATGTGACACGAGTACAACCTTTGCTTAGAACTCAAATTTAGAACTGAAGTAGATGCATATAACTGAACAAAGATAATTGTTGCCATGCTCATAGTACAGCCAAAAGAATGCTAAACttgtttttttgaataatttgacTTTATGCTTTGTTTCCCAGAAGTCAGGGACTTCTTTGATTATCGAGTATATTTGATATATCCTACTGAAATTCTTTCTGGTGAATATATCTAATGGtggtttaatatattttaatgtcaCACAACTTATATTTTGCTTCCAATATCACATGAATTTGCCagaacaaaagaatatttatggAAGTCGTCTTTAAAGGAAGCAACTGTAACTTCAGTTTTCTCCTAGAAACCTTGCGagaggtgtgtgtgtgggcataaaaaaattcaaaagtttaaaCAAAGTATTCTAACTACTGAAACTTATTTAGCTTATTAGTAGTTCTATTACTGTTGGTTTCCATTTAAGTAGAACTACTGCATAGCTTAAGATTTGGAAAAAGATGGTACTCCATGCTGGTCAAGAGACTAGTTCATCTCAAACAAAGAAGAGATCTGGCTTCGATTAATTTCTGCTTTTGGAAATATTGTAGCTACATGCAGAATCTGGACATGGTCAATTCGAGTTTGCTCTGGGTTACACAACCTGTGCAAATGCAGCTGACAACTTAGTTTTCACACGAGAAGTTGTTCGGGCTGTGGCCAGAAAACATGGATTGATGGCAACTTTTGTACCTAAGTATGCATCCTAATATCAGAGTATTATATTCTAGCTAAATACTACATCAAGCTACTCTTGTTCTTTATTACTTACAGAGTCTGGATGCTGCCCATGCTTTTTGTAGGTCTTCAGAACCATTTGAAGTGCTGGTAGCTTAAGCATTTTAGTAACTATTTTCTCTATTCGAATACTGCATCtttctgaaaataaatgaatctgATATTTTCTTGGGCTCTACCAAGACTAGGAAAACATATAAGCAATGATTTTAGAAATGTAATGAACAGAATGGTGTAGTTTAAAGTGAATGTGTGTTTATTCGGCCAGGGTGTGGCCAGATATGTCTTTTACGCGGCTCCAAACTGGTCAAAAGTGGGTTTCCATTTACAACCTGGATTTGAGTCATGTGACAAACTTACTGCCTAGATTCTAGAGGGTGAATTCTCATAGTTGCTGCTCTGAAACACTTACTAGCTAGCAGACTAAACCTAATagactttaattttcatgagtCTGCCAATGTTTTTTGGTGTAATGAAATTGACCGTATAAGCTCTAGTTGACGATGCGGGACACAAGatgaaaggaaaaggaaagttAACTATGCTTTGTTCCATGTTTTGAAACTAGTAATTTTGTTGGTTACTAGTGAGCTGTCAGAATAGGTATCAATCAGTTGAAATACCAAGAGGAAGAAATCTTAGTGCATCATGAAtacatttcagaaaaatatttgagttatAGAAATTAACCTTCTCTGTAAGTTAAATTGCATTATGTCATTGAATTGGCTTAAACTGACAGAGATTATTTCAGTTTCCCTGCCTGGATAACTTTACTCCTACTGCTTTCAATTGCGAAATTGATATTTCCAGCAACTTCACCAGATAGTACTGTAATGTTGATGCAAAATCATCTTCCTTTTAGGTTTGCCCTTGATGATATTGGCTCTGGATCACATGTGCACATTAGTT
This Sesamum indicum cultivar Zhongzhi No. 13 linkage group LG5, S_indicum_v1.0, whole genome shotgun sequence DNA region includes the following protein-coding sequences:
- the LOC105161342 gene encoding protein fluG, which translates into the protein MDRFAELKTGVETAELVDAHAHNIVALDSAFSFLHCFSEATGAALSDVPHTISFKRSLKEIAELYGSKSTLDAVQDYRYRSGLESVTAKCLEAARISAVLIDDGLELDKKHKIEWHKGFVPFVGRILRIERVAEKILVEGSADGRTWTLDSFTEVFVDSLKSYADQIVGFKSIAAYRSGLEINTNVSRKDAQEGLNDVLQAGRPVRITNKNLIDHIFVHALEVAQSFDLPMQIHTGFGDKDLDLRLSNPLHLRNLLEDSRFSKCRIVLLHASYPFSKEASYLSSVYPQVYLDFGLAVPKLSFHGMLSSVKELLELAPIKKVMFSTDGCGFPESFYLGAKKAREIVFAVLRDACIDGDLSIPEALQAAKDIFSENARQLYKIKAVSESFSSNSIPSLSPTKLDINASLQGISFVRIMWVDASGQHRCRVVPQKRFHDLVVKNGVGLTCASMAMSSHMDGPADGTNLSGVGEIRLIPDLSTKSVIPWAKEQEMVLADMHLKPGIPWEYCPRETLQRVAKILKDEFNLEMNAGFENEFFLLRSVLVDGKENWVPFDATPYCSTSAFDAAFPMLNEVVASLQSLNIEVEQLHAESGHGQFEFALGYTTCANAADNLVFTREVVRAVARKHGLMATFVPKFALDDIGSGSHVHISLSENGENVFMGRSGATRYGISKIGEQFMAGVLNHLPSILAFTAPVPNSYDRIQPNTWSGAYLCWGMENREAPLRTACPPGTPDGSISNFEIKVFDGCANPYLGLAAIIAAGIDGLRKHSSLPEPIDDNPDNVKDKVQRLPQSLSESVEALEKDDVLRDLIGENLLVAITGVRKAEIRYYSENKDAWKNLIYRY